Proteins encoded by one window of Streptomyces sp. NBC_01571:
- a CDS encoding endonuclease/exonuclease/phosphatase family protein, which yields MSNIRRVTRRLGLRTAVAAALTVPLLGSASASAGRGDGGGGRRLDVMTFNLRFASTAEPHSWAARRPVMRELLRRAAPDVIGTQEGLFPQLRDIASDLGRRYDWIGTGRAGGSRDEFAAVFYDTERLAPAAYDHFWLSDTPEVIASNTWGGSHIRMVTWVRFRDLHADGREFYVLNTHLDSGSQYARVRAAALIGQRIAGLDRALPLVVTGDFNSAAHRNPVYGAMLDAGLVDTWDTAAERGAPYATFHGYGPLRPDGDRIDWILATPGVRADRTEVDTFSLNGRYPSDHLPVRATLRLG from the coding sequence ATGTCGAACATCCGCCGGGTGACCCGGCGACTGGGCCTGCGGACCGCGGTGGCCGCCGCGCTGACCGTGCCCCTGCTCGGGTCGGCGTCCGCGTCCGCCGGCCGCGGCGACGGTGGCGGTGGCCGGCGACTGGACGTCATGACGTTCAACCTGCGCTTCGCGAGCACCGCCGAGCCGCACAGCTGGGCCGCGCGCCGTCCGGTGATGCGCGAGCTGCTGCGCCGGGCGGCTCCGGACGTCATCGGCACCCAGGAGGGCCTCTTCCCGCAGTTGCGCGACATCGCGTCCGACCTCGGACGGCGTTACGACTGGATCGGCACCGGCCGCGCGGGAGGCAGCCGTGACGAGTTCGCGGCGGTCTTCTACGACACCGAACGCCTCGCCCCGGCCGCGTACGACCACTTCTGGCTCTCCGACACACCCGAAGTGATCGCCTCGAACACCTGGGGCGGTTCCCACATCCGCATGGTCACCTGGGTCCGCTTCCGTGATCTGCACGCCGACGGGCGGGAGTTCTACGTCCTCAACACCCATCTGGACAGCGGGAGCCAGTACGCACGCGTGCGTGCCGCCGCGCTGATCGGGCAGCGGATCGCCGGTCTCGACCGCGCCCTGCCGCTCGTGGTGACCGGCGACTTCAACAGCGCCGCTCACAGGAACCCGGTCTACGGCGCGATGCTGGACGCCGGTCTCGTCGACACCTGGGACACCGCGGCCGAGCGCGGCGCCCCGTACGCCACCTTCCACGGCTACGGACCACTGCGGCCAGACGGCGACCGCATCGACTGGATCCTCGCCACGCCCGGCGTGCGCGCGGACCGGACGGAGGTCGACACCTTCTCCCTGAACGGGCGGTACCCGAGCGACCACCTGCCCGTGCGGGCGACACTGCGCCTGGGATGA
- a CDS encoding electron transfer flavoprotein subunit alpha/FixB family protein, with amino-acid sequence MAEVLVYVDHVDGAVRKPTLELLTLARRIGEPVAVALGSGAENTAAVLAEHGAVKVLTHDAAEYADYLVVPKVDALQAAYEAVSPAAVLVPSSAEGKEIAARLAVRVGSGIITDAVDLEAGDGGPVATQSAFAASFTTKSRVSRGTPVITVKPNSAAVEAAPAAGAVEALTVSFSEKATGTKVTARTPREATGRPELTEAAIVVSGGRGVNGAENFSVIENLADSLGAAVGASRAAVDAGWYPHSNQVGQTGKSVSPQLYIASGISGAIQHRAGMQTSKTIVAINKDAEAPIFDLVDYGVVGDLFEVVPQLTDEIKTRKG; translated from the coding sequence ATGGCTGAAGTTCTCGTCTACGTCGACCACGTGGACGGCGCCGTCCGCAAGCCCACTCTGGAACTGCTGACGCTGGCCCGCCGTATCGGCGAGCCCGTCGCCGTCGCCCTCGGCTCCGGTGCCGAGAACACCGCCGCGGTGCTCGCCGAGCACGGCGCGGTGAAGGTCCTCACGCATGATGCCGCCGAGTACGCCGACTACCTGGTCGTGCCGAAGGTGGACGCGCTGCAGGCCGCGTACGAGGCCGTGTCCCCGGCCGCCGTCCTCGTTCCGTCCTCCGCCGAGGGCAAGGAGATCGCGGCCCGCCTCGCCGTCCGTGTCGGCTCGGGCATCATCACCGACGCGGTCGATCTGGAGGCCGGTGACGGGGGTCCGGTCGCCACGCAGTCCGCGTTCGCCGCCTCCTTCACCACCAAGTCCCGTGTCTCCAGGGGCACCCCGGTGATCACGGTCAAGCCCAACAGCGCCGCTGTGGAGGCCGCCCCGGCCGCCGGCGCGGTCGAGGCCCTCACGGTGTCGTTCTCTGAGAAGGCCACCGGTACCAAGGTCACCGCGCGTACGCCGCGTGAGGCGACGGGCCGTCCCGAGCTGACCGAGGCCGCGATCGTGGTCTCCGGCGGCCGTGGGGTCAACGGCGCCGAGAACTTCTCGGTCATCGAGAACCTCGCCGACTCCCTCGGCGCGGCCGTGGGCGCCTCGCGCGCGGCGGTGGACGCCGGCTGGTACCCGCACTCCAACCAGGTCGGCCAGACCGGCAAGTCCGTCTCCCCGCAGCTGTACATCGCCTCCGGTATCTCCGGGGCCATCCAGCACCGCGCCGGCATGCAGACGTCGAAGACGATCGTCGCGATCAACAAGGACGCCGAAGCCCCGATCTTCGACCTCGTCGACTACGGCGTCGTCGGCGACCTCTTCGAAGTCGTCCCCCAGCTCACCGACGAGATCAAGACCCGCAAGGGCTGA
- a CDS encoding electron transfer flavoprotein subunit beta/FixA family protein, whose product MSLRIVVTVKYVPDATGDRHFADDLTVDRDDVDGLLSELDEYAVEQALQIAGEADDAEVTVLTVGPEDAKDALRKALSMGADKAIHVEDDGLHGTDVIGTSLVLAKAIEKAGYDLVISGMASTDGTAGVVPALLAERLGVPQVTLLSEVSVEDAVVRGRRDGDAASEQLEASLPAVVSVTDQSGEARYPSFKGIMAAKKKPVESWDLEDLEIEADEVGLGGSWTKVDSATERPARTAGTIVKDEGEGGKQLAEFLAGQKFI is encoded by the coding sequence GTGAGCTTGAGGATCGTTGTCACTGTGAAGTATGTGCCCGACGCCACTGGCGACCGGCACTTCGCCGATGACCTGACCGTCGACCGTGACGATGTGGACGGTCTGCTCTCGGAGCTCGACGAGTACGCGGTGGAGCAGGCGCTGCAGATCGCCGGCGAGGCGGACGACGCGGAGGTCACCGTGCTGACCGTGGGTCCCGAGGACGCGAAGGACGCGCTGCGCAAGGCGTTGTCGATGGGCGCGGACAAGGCGATCCATGTCGAGGACGACGGTCTGCACGGCACGGATGTCATCGGTACGTCGCTGGTGCTGGCGAAGGCGATCGAGAAGGCCGGTTACGACCTGGTCATCTCCGGTATGGCGTCCACCGACGGCACCGCCGGTGTCGTGCCGGCGCTGCTCGCGGAGCGTCTGGGTGTCCCGCAGGTCACGCTGCTGTCCGAGGTGTCCGTCGAGGACGCGGTGGTCAGGGGCCGCCGTGACGGTGACGCCGCTTCCGAGCAGCTGGAGGCGTCGCTGCCGGCGGTGGTGTCGGTGACCGACCAGTCGGGTGAGGCGCGTTACCCGTCGTTCAAGGGCATCATGGCCGCGAAGAAGAAGCCGGTGGAGTCCTGGGATCTGGAGGACCTGGAGATCGAGGCGGACGAGGTCGGTCTCGGGGGTTCCTGGACGAAGGTGGACTCCGCCACCGAGCGCCCGGCGCGTACCGCCGGCACGATCGTCAAGGACGAGGGCGAGGGCGGCAAGCAGCTCGCCGAGTTCCTCGCGGGCCAGAAGTTCATCTGA
- a CDS encoding flavin reductase family protein yields the protein MTATPGLGTYQLASPELLRSVFRRHAAGVAVITAQGGGGPVGFTATSLTSVSAEPPIISFGVGSGASSWPAISESDHVGVHILGEHQRELAATFARSGADRFGAPTRWRAGPERVPVLDDVLAWLVCRIVARVPAGDHRIVLAEVVLGDPSGAGRPLLYHQGRFNGLRD from the coding sequence ATGACGGCCACGCCCGGTCTCGGCACCTATCAGCTCGCCTCGCCCGAACTGCTGCGCTCCGTCTTCCGGCGGCACGCCGCCGGTGTCGCCGTGATCACGGCCCAGGGCGGCGGGGGCCCGGTCGGTTTCACCGCCACCTCGCTCACGTCGGTCTCGGCGGAACCGCCGATCATCTCCTTCGGCGTCGGCTCCGGCGCGTCGAGCTGGCCCGCGATCTCCGAGTCCGACCACGTCGGTGTGCACATACTCGGCGAGCACCAGCGGGAGTTGGCCGCCACCTTCGCCAGGAGCGGCGCGGACCGCTTCGGCGCGCCCACCCGGTGGCGCGCGGGGCCCGAACGCGTTCCCGTCCTCGACGACGTGCTGGCCTGGCTCGTGTGCCGGATCGTCGCTCGGGTACCGGCCGGGGACCACCGCATCGTGCTGGCCGAGGTCGTCCTCGGTGACCCCTCGGGCGCCGGGCGCCCGCTCCTGTACCACCAGGGCAGGTTCAACGGTCTGCGCGACTGA
- a CDS encoding putative leader peptide → MPPELLLFERVHVDLARTASACCPVC, encoded by the coding sequence ATGCCCCCGGAACTCCTTCTCTTCGAGCGTGTCCACGTGGACCTGGCCCGCACCGCCAGTGCGTGCTGTCCGGTCTGTTGA
- a CDS encoding thioredoxin family protein: MSGLVVCLLVLAAASGYGLLHRRRSGRVRVRGRDGGKRLGAAELGEGLGERATLVQFSSAFCAPCRATRRVLAEVAGLVPGVSHVEIDAEDHLDLVRELDILKTPTVLVLDAEGRIVRRATGQPRKADVIAALGEAV; this comes from the coding sequence ATGAGCGGACTTGTGGTGTGCCTCTTGGTGCTCGCCGCGGCGAGCGGATACGGACTGCTGCACCGGCGGCGGAGCGGGAGGGTGAGAGTGCGCGGACGCGACGGCGGAAAGCGTCTCGGCGCGGCGGAGTTGGGGGAGGGGCTCGGCGAACGGGCCACGCTCGTCCAGTTCTCCAGCGCCTTCTGTGCCCCCTGCCGGGCCACCCGGAGGGTGCTCGCCGAGGTCGCCGGACTGGTGCCCGGCGTGTCCCATGTCGAGATCGACGCCGAGGACCACCTCGACCTCGTCCGCGAACTGGACATCCTCAAGACGCCGACCGTGCTCGTGCTGGACGCCGAAGGACGGATCGTGCGCCGCGCGACCGGCCAGCCGCGCAAGGCGGATGTGATCGCGGCGCTCGGTGAGGCCGTGTGA
- a CDS encoding DUF4395 domain-containing protein: MDIDVRGPRLGAAVTAVVLAVVLITGSAWLLAWQTLAFALGAAGGVARSPYGMLFKTAVRPRIGPPTEFEAPEPPRFAQAVGLAFAAVGLIGYTVGPDWLGLAATGCALAAAFLNAAFGYCLGCEMYLLVRRVSVRVQ; this comes from the coding sequence ATGGACATCGATGTGAGGGGGCCGCGGCTCGGCGCGGCCGTGACGGCCGTCGTCCTGGCGGTCGTGCTGATCACCGGCAGCGCCTGGCTACTGGCCTGGCAGACACTGGCGTTCGCGCTGGGCGCGGCGGGAGGCGTGGCGCGCTCGCCGTACGGCATGCTGTTCAAGACCGCCGTACGTCCCCGGATCGGGCCGCCGACGGAGTTCGAGGCGCCGGAGCCACCGCGGTTCGCCCAGGCGGTCGGGCTGGCGTTCGCGGCGGTGGGGCTGATCGGTTACACGGTGGGGCCCGACTGGCTGGGGCTCGCGGCGACCGGTTGCGCGCTGGCGGCCGCGTTTCTGAATGCGGCGTTCGGGTACTGCCTGGGGTGCGAGATGTACCTGCTCGTACGCCGGGTTTCCGTACGCGTGCAGTAA